A single region of the Deltaproteobacteria bacterium genome encodes:
- a CDS encoding F0F1 ATP synthase subunit beta (Produces ATP from ADP in the presence of a proton gradient across the membrane. The beta chain is a regulatory subunit), producing MPSIGRVTQVIGPAVDVEFPDGNLPPIYNALQITNPAISDQPWNLVVEV from the coding sequence ATGCCCAGCATCGGACGCGTCACGCAGGTGATCGGCCCCGCCGTCGACGTCGAGTTCCCCGACGGCAACCTCCCGCCGATCTACAACGCCCTCCAGATCACCAACCCGGCGATCAGCGATCAGCCCTGGAACCTCGTCGTCGAGGTG